The Pseudomonas wenzhouensis genome has a segment encoding these proteins:
- a CDS encoding urease subunit beta, protein MIPGEYQIADGEIELNAGRRTLTLSVANSGDRPIQVGSHYHFFETNDALLFDRASTRGMRLNIPAGTAVRFEPGQSREVELVELAGARRVFGFAGRVMGNLD, encoded by the coding sequence ATGATTCCCGGCGAATACCAGATTGCCGACGGCGAGATCGAGCTCAATGCCGGTCGCCGCACGCTGACCCTTTCCGTGGCCAACAGCGGCGACCGACCGATCCAGGTCGGCTCGCACTACCACTTTTTCGAGACCAACGATGCGCTGCTGTTCGACCGCGCCAGCACCCGTGGCATGCGCCTGAATATCCCGGCCGGCACCGCCGTGCGCTTCGAGCCCGGACAGAGTCGTGAGGTGGAACTGGTCGAGCTGGCCGGCGCGCGTCGGGTGTTCGGCTTCGCCGGGCGGGTGATGGGCAATCTCGACTGA
- a CDS encoding GntR family transcriptional regulator, protein MQLVSPAKRGKERPENLAERIYLQLKDDIFEFRLLPGDRFSEGEIAERMAVSRTPVRQALYRLEREGYLEVHFRSGWQTKPFDFAHFEELYEVRIVLELEAVKRLCERPNDVLPDALEQLRRTWMVQPEQRLQDRREVSRLDERFHCQLVEAAGNREMARLHAEVSEKIRIIRRLDFTRGPRVALTYEEHARILGAILSRRCEEAQLLLKTHIEVSKAEVRKITLHMLHSARQRALPAQG, encoded by the coding sequence ATGCAACTGGTCAGCCCGGCCAAGCGCGGCAAGGAGCGCCCGGAGAATCTCGCCGAGCGCATCTACCTGCAGCTCAAGGACGACATCTTCGAGTTCCGCCTGCTGCCCGGTGATCGCTTTAGCGAAGGCGAGATCGCCGAACGCATGGCCGTCAGCCGCACGCCGGTGCGCCAGGCGCTGTATCGCCTGGAGCGCGAGGGCTATCTGGAGGTGCACTTCCGCAGCGGCTGGCAGACCAAGCCGTTCGATTTCGCCCACTTCGAGGAGCTGTACGAAGTACGCATCGTCCTCGAACTGGAGGCGGTCAAGCGCCTGTGCGAACGCCCCAATGACGTGCTTCCGGATGCACTGGAACAGCTGCGCCGCACCTGGATGGTGCAGCCGGAGCAGCGCCTGCAGGACCGCCGCGAAGTCTCGCGCCTGGATGAACGTTTTCACTGCCAGTTGGTGGAGGCCGCCGGCAATCGCGAGATGGCCCGCCTACACGCCGAAGTCAGCGAAAAGATCCGAATTATCAGGCGCCTGGACTTCACCCGGGGGCCACGCGTGGCACTCACCTACGAGGAACACGCCCGCATCCTCGGCGCGATTCTGTCGCGCCGCTGCGAAGAGGCACAGCTATTGCTCAAGACCCACATAGAGGTCAGCAAAGCGGAAGTGCGCAAGATCACCCTGCACATGCTGCACAGCGCCCGGCAACGGGCGCTACCGGCGCAAGGGTGA
- the ureA gene encoding urease subunit gamma: protein MDLSPREKDKLLIFTAGLVAERRLARGVKLNYPEAMAYISAALLEGARDGQTVAELMHFGTTLLSREQVMEGVPEMIPEIQIEATFPDGTKLVTVHQPIA from the coding sequence ATGGATTTGTCACCAAGAGAAAAAGACAAGCTGCTGATCTTCACCGCCGGCCTGGTGGCCGAGCGCCGCCTGGCCCGCGGAGTCAAGCTGAATTACCCGGAAGCCATGGCCTATATCTCCGCCGCCCTGCTCGAAGGCGCGCGCGACGGCCAGACGGTCGCCGAGCTGATGCACTTCGGCACCACCTTGCTGAGCCGCGAGCAGGTGATGGAGGGCGTACCGGAGATGATCCCGGAAATCCAGATCGAAGCCACCTTCCCTGACGGCACCAAGTTGGTGACCGTCCATCAGCCGATTGCGTAA
- the urtB gene encoding urea ABC transporter permease subunit UrtB, with amino-acid sequence MPTALTRILLSLLLLLPLAAQAGEADDFVAANASKQAKLLQDWAAAPSPERMPLLQALQQGRVGSDADKRAFIDQSGTWQAADGDAAANGTPRKLRLNNRLRGLVAFAVASHQLLDDDAAVRLAAAKQLQRNTPPALLPLLENRLSAEADENVRDAITLALANLQLEASDPAVRLAAVERLGKTGDPLARTRLQSLLDGEESDSAVRAAAEQSLAQVKNKLMIGELLGQAFSGLSLGSILLLAALGLAITFGLLGVINMAHGEMLMLGAYTTYVVQLSFQRLAPEYLTLYPLAALPIAFLVTACIGMALERTVIRHLYGRPLETLLATWGISLILIQLVRVTFGAQNVEVANPAWLSGGVQVLPNLVLPYNRIVIIGFALFVVVLTWLLLNKTRLGLNVRAVTQNRNMAACCGVPTGRVDMLAFGLGSGIAGLGGVALSQIGNVGPDLGQSYIIDSFLVVVLGGVGQLAGSVLAAFGLGVVNKFLEPQIGAVLGKILILALIILFIQKRPQGLFALKGRVID; translated from the coding sequence ATGCCCACTGCCCTTACCCGAATTCTCCTGAGCCTGCTGTTGTTGCTGCCTCTGGCGGCGCAGGCTGGCGAGGCCGACGATTTCGTCGCCGCCAACGCCAGCAAGCAGGCCAAACTGCTGCAGGACTGGGCCGCCGCGCCCAGCCCCGAGCGTATGCCACTGCTGCAAGCTCTGCAGCAGGGCCGCGTCGGCAGCGATGCCGACAAACGCGCCTTCATCGACCAGAGCGGCACCTGGCAAGCCGCCGATGGCGACGCCGCAGCCAACGGCACGCCACGCAAACTGCGCCTGAACAACCGCCTGCGCGGTCTGGTCGCCTTCGCCGTGGCCAGCCATCAATTGCTCGACGACGACGCCGCCGTGCGCCTCGCCGCCGCCAAGCAACTGCAACGCAACACGCCGCCGGCACTGCTGCCCTTGCTGGAAAACCGCCTGAGCGCGGAAGCCGACGAGAACGTGCGCGATGCCATCACCCTGGCCCTGGCCAACCTGCAGCTGGAGGCCAGCGACCCTGCCGTGCGCCTGGCTGCCGTGGAGCGTCTGGGCAAGACCGGCGACCCACTGGCGCGCACCCGCCTGCAAAGCCTGCTCGATGGCGAAGAAAGCGACAGCGCCGTGCGCGCCGCCGCCGAACAGAGCCTGGCTCAGGTGAAGAACAAACTAATGATCGGCGAACTGCTCGGCCAAGCCTTTAGCGGCCTGTCGCTGGGTTCGATCCTGCTCCTCGCCGCCCTCGGCCTAGCCATCACCTTCGGCCTGCTCGGGGTGATCAATATGGCCCATGGCGAAATGCTGATGCTCGGTGCCTACACCACCTACGTGGTGCAGTTGAGCTTCCAGCGCCTGGCACCCGAATACCTGACGCTCTACCCGCTGGCCGCCTTGCCCATCGCCTTTCTGGTCACGGCCTGCATCGGCATGGCGCTGGAGCGTACGGTGATCCGCCATCTCTACGGCCGCCCGCTGGAAACTCTGCTGGCCACCTGGGGCATCAGCCTGATCCTGATTCAGTTGGTACGCGTCACCTTCGGTGCGCAGAACGTCGAAGTGGCCAACCCGGCCTGGCTGTCCGGCGGCGTGCAGGTGCTGCCGAACCTGGTGCTGCCGTACAACCGCATCGTCATCATCGGCTTCGCGCTGTTCGTCGTGGTGCTGACCTGGCTGTTGCTGAACAAGACGCGCCTGGGCCTGAACGTGCGCGCGGTGACGCAGAACCGCAACATGGCCGCCTGCTGCGGCGTGCCCACCGGGCGCGTGGACATGCTGGCCTTCGGCCTCGGTTCGGGCATCGCCGGCCTCGGCGGCGTGGCCCTGAGCCAGATCGGCAACGTCGGCCCGGACCTTGGCCAGAGTTACATCATCGACTCCTTCCTGGTGGTGGTACTCGGCGGCGTCGGGCAACTGGCCGGTAGCGTGCTGGCCGCCTTCGGCCTGGGCGTGGTGAACAAATTCCTCGAACCGCAGATCGGTGCCGTGCTCGGCAAGATCCTCATCCTCGCGCTGATCATTCTGTTCATCCAGAAACGCCCGCAAGGCCTCTTCGCTCTCAAAGGACGGGTGATCGACTGA
- the urtA gene encoding urea ABC transporter substrate-binding protein: protein MQRRSLIKAFTLSASIAAMGLSWSIQAAETIKVGILHSLSGTMAISETSLKDMALMTIDEINAKGGVLGKQLEAVVVDPASNWPLFAERGRQLLTQDKVAVTFGCWTSVSRKSVLPVYEELNGLLFYPVQYEGEEMSPNVFYTGAAPNQQAIPAVEYLLSEDGGAAKRFFLLGTDYVYPRTTNKILRAFLNSKGIADKDIEEVYTPFGHSDYQTIVANIKKFSAGGKTAVVSTVNGDSNVPFYKELANQGLEATEVPVVAFSVGEEELRGIDTKPLVGHLAAWNYFQSVENPVNEKFVADWKAYAKAKKLPNADTVVTNDPMEATYVGIHMWAQAVEKAGTTDVDKVREAMAGQTFAAPSGFTLKMDEKNHHLHKPVMIGEIQEDGQFSVVWETDGPIRAQPWSPYIEGNDKKADTPVKSN from the coding sequence ATGCAACGTCGCAGCCTGATCAAGGCCTTTACCCTTTCCGCTTCCATCGCCGCCATGGGCCTGAGCTGGTCCATCCAGGCCGCCGAGACCATCAAGGTCGGCATCCTGCACTCGCTGTCCGGCACCATGGCCATCTCGGAAACCTCGCTGAAAGACATGGCGCTGATGACCATCGACGAGATCAACGCCAAGGGCGGCGTGCTCGGCAAGCAACTGGAAGCGGTGGTGGTCGACCCTGCCTCGAACTGGCCGCTGTTCGCCGAGCGTGGCCGTCAGTTGCTGACCCAGGACAAGGTCGCGGTGACCTTCGGCTGCTGGACCAGCGTATCGCGCAAATCAGTGCTGCCGGTCTATGAAGAGCTCAACGGCCTGCTGTTCTACCCGGTGCAATACGAAGGCGAAGAGATGTCGCCGAACGTGTTCTACACCGGCGCCGCGCCAAACCAGCAGGCCATCCCGGCGGTGGAATACCTGCTCAGCGAAGACGGCGGCGCCGCCAAGCGCTTCTTCCTGCTCGGCACCGACTACGTCTACCCGCGCACCACCAACAAGATCCTGCGCGCCTTCCTCAACAGCAAGGGCATCGCCGACAAGGACATCGAAGAGGTCTACACCCCCTTCGGTCATAGCGACTATCAAACCATCGTCGCCAACATCAAGAAGTTCTCCGCTGGCGGCAAGACCGCCGTGGTTTCCACTGTGAACGGCGACTCCAACGTGCCGTTCTACAAGGAACTGGCCAACCAGGGTCTGGAAGCCACCGAAGTGCCGGTGGTGGCCTTCTCCGTGGGTGAAGAAGAACTGCGCGGCATCGACACCAAGCCGCTGGTCGGCCACCTGGCAGCCTGGAACTACTTCCAGTCCGTGGAAAACCCGGTCAACGAGAAATTCGTCGCCGACTGGAAAGCCTACGCCAAGGCCAAGAAGCTGCCGAACGCCGACACCGTGGTGACCAACGACCCGATGGAAGCCACCTACGTGGGCATCCACATGTGGGCGCAGGCGGTCGAGAAGGCCGGGACCACCGACGTCGACAAGGTACGCGAAGCCATGGCCGGCCAGACCTTCGCGGCGCCGAGCGGCTTCACCCTGAAGATGGACGAGAAGAACCACCACCTGCATAAGCCGGTGATGATCGGCGAGATCCAGGAAGACGGTCAGTTCTCCGTGGTCTGGGAAACCGACGGCCCGATCCGCGCCCAGCCGTGGAGCCCTTACATCGAAGGCAACGACAAGAAAGCCGATACCCCGGTGAAGTCGAACTGA
- a CDS encoding urease accessory protein UreD — MNLPAALFTPSWPAELELAYARHGERTTPVRRRHLGPLRVQKHLYAEGPEVCQHIIVHPPGGIAGGDTLDISAHAGENTWVQLTSPGAAKWYSAAGVARQDLRLRVEAGATLEWLPQETILYAGAQAELHTQIELHGDARLFYWDIVALGRPASDERFASGHFQAALDIRRDGKLLWHERQRVSGGDGLLDSPIGLNGQPVFGTLLVSGEVDSELLERCRELKIDGVRGDLSQLAGLLIARCLASEALKARAWLIAIWHLLRPALLGREAVPPRIWST, encoded by the coding sequence ATGAATCTGCCTGCCGCCCTGTTCACGCCAAGCTGGCCTGCCGAGCTGGAGCTGGCCTACGCGCGCCACGGCGAACGCACCACGCCGGTGCGCAGACGCCACCTTGGCCCCCTTAGGGTGCAGAAGCACCTGTATGCCGAAGGCCCGGAGGTGTGCCAGCACATCATCGTCCATCCGCCCGGAGGCATCGCGGGTGGCGATACGTTGGACATCTCGGCTCATGCCGGCGAGAACACCTGGGTGCAGCTCACCAGCCCCGGCGCCGCCAAGTGGTACAGCGCAGCCGGTGTCGCCCGCCAGGATCTGCGTCTGCGCGTCGAGGCCGGCGCCACCCTGGAATGGCTGCCGCAGGAAACCATCCTCTATGCCGGCGCCCAGGCCGAACTGCACACGCAGATCGAGTTGCACGGCGATGCGCGCCTGTTCTACTGGGATATCGTCGCCCTAGGCCGCCCCGCCTCCGACGAGCGTTTTGCCAGCGGCCACTTTCAGGCCGCGCTGGATATCCGCCGTGACGGCAAGTTGCTCTGGCACGAGCGCCAGCGCGTGAGCGGTGGCGACGGCCTGCTCGACTCGCCCATCGGCCTGAACGGCCAGCCGGTGTTCGGCACCCTGCTGGTCAGCGGCGAAGTGGACAGCGAACTGCTGGAACGCTGCCGTGAATTGAAGATCGACGGCGTGCGCGGTGATCTCAGCCAGCTCGCGGGCCTGCTGATCGCCCGCTGCCTGGCCAGCGAGGCACTCAAGGCGCGTGCCTGGCTGATCGCCATCTGGCACCTGCTGCGTCCAGCGCTGCTAGGGCGGGAAGCGGTGCCACCGCGAATCTGGAGCACATGA
- the urtC gene encoding urea ABC transporter permease subunit UrtC, producing MTMPLNQTLLARASAKLGPQVSLAIGLLVLAILVAMPLLHLLPADHALHVSAYSLTLVGKILCYAIVALALDLVWGYAGMLSLGHGLFFALGGYAMGMYLMRQSAGDGLPAFMSFLAWNELPWYWYGTSSFLWAMCLVVLAPGLLALVFGFFAFRSRIKGVYFSIMTQALTFAGMLLFFRNETGFGGNNGFTGFTRILGFDITAQSTRAALFFATVVLLVGSLYLGFRLARSKFGRVLTALRDAENRLMFCGYDPRGYKLFIWVLSAVLCGLAGALYVPQVGIINPSEMAPTQSIEAAVWVALGGRGTLIGPLLGAGLVNGMKSWFTVAFPEYWLFALGALFIVVTLYLPRGVVGLLRKEKDQ from the coding sequence ATGACCATGCCACTCAATCAAACATTGCTGGCCCGCGCCAGCGCCAAACTCGGCCCGCAGGTCTCCCTGGCCATCGGCCTGCTGGTGCTGGCGATCCTCGTCGCCATGCCGTTGCTGCACCTGCTGCCGGCCGACCATGCCCTGCACGTCTCGGCCTATTCGCTGACCCTGGTGGGCAAGATCCTCTGCTACGCCATCGTCGCCCTGGCGCTGGATCTGGTCTGGGGCTACGCCGGCATGCTGTCGCTGGGCCACGGCCTGTTCTTCGCGCTCGGCGGCTACGCCATGGGCATGTATCTAATGCGCCAGAGCGCTGGTGACGGCCTGCCGGCCTTTATGAGCTTCCTGGCCTGGAACGAGCTGCCCTGGTACTGGTACGGCACCTCCAGCTTCCTCTGGGCCATGTGCCTGGTGGTGCTGGCGCCCGGCCTGCTGGCGCTGGTGTTCGGCTTCTTCGCCTTCCGCTCGCGGATCAAGGGCGTGTACTTCTCGATCATGACCCAGGCGCTGACCTTCGCCGGCATGCTCCTGTTCTTCCGCAACGAAACCGGCTTCGGCGGCAACAACGGCTTTACCGGCTTCACCCGCATCCTCGGCTTCGACATCACCGCGCAGAGCACCCGCGCGGCGCTGTTCTTCGCCACCGTGGTGTTGCTGGTGGGCAGCCTGTACCTGGGCTTTCGCCTGGCACGCAGCAAGTTCGGCCGGGTGCTCACCGCCCTGCGTGACGCCGAGAACCGCCTGATGTTCTGCGGTTACGACCCACGCGGTTACAAGCTGTTCATCTGGGTATTGAGCGCGGTGTTGTGCGGTCTGGCCGGCGCGCTGTACGTGCCGCAGGTGGGCATCATCAACCCCAGCGAAATGGCGCCGACCCAGTCCATCGAAGCCGCCGTGTGGGTCGCCCTGGGCGGTCGCGGCACGCTGATCGGCCCGCTGCTTGGTGCCGGCCTGGTCAACGGCATGAAGAGCTGGTTCACCGTGGCCTTCCCGGAATACTGGCTGTTCGCCCTGGGCGCGCTGTTCATCGTCGTCACCCTGTATCTACCGCGTGGCGTGGTGGGCTTGCTGCGCAAGGAGAAGGATCAATGA
- the urtD gene encoding urea ABC transporter ATP-binding protein UrtD, with product MKATPLPETMLEAAFDPNGLTLDTGKTVGKGVNVRHGTILTLEDINVSFDGFKALTNLTLYIGVGELRCIIGPNGAGKTTMMDVITGKTRPDNGVAYFGEQYDLTAMSEVQIAQAGIGRKFQKPTVFEALTVFENLELAQKTNKSVWASLRAKLNGEQKDRIEEVLTTIRLEASRNRPAGLLSHGQKQFLEIGMLLMQEPHLLLLDEPVAGMTDAETEFTAELFKSLARKHSLMVVEHDMGFVGSIADHVTVLHQGSVLAEGSLEQVQNDERVIEVYLGR from the coding sequence ATGAAAGCCACTCCGCTACCTGAAACCATGCTCGAAGCCGCTTTCGACCCCAACGGCCTGACACTGGACACCGGCAAGACCGTCGGCAAGGGCGTCAACGTCCGCCACGGCACCATCCTTACGCTGGAAGACATCAACGTCAGCTTCGATGGTTTCAAGGCGCTGACCAACCTGACCCTGTACATCGGCGTCGGTGAGCTGCGCTGCATCATCGGCCCCAACGGCGCCGGCAAGACCACCATGATGGACGTGATCACCGGCAAGACCCGTCCGGACAACGGCGTCGCCTACTTCGGCGAGCAGTACGACCTGACCGCCATGAGCGAAGTGCAGATCGCCCAGGCCGGCATCGGCCGCAAGTTCCAGAAGCCGACGGTGTTCGAAGCGCTGACGGTGTTCGAAAACCTGGAGCTGGCACAGAAGACCAACAAGTCGGTATGGGCCAGCCTGCGCGCCAAACTCAATGGCGAGCAGAAGGATCGTATCGAGGAAGTGCTGACCACCATCCGCCTGGAAGCCTCGCGCAACCGCCCGGCTGGCCTGCTATCCCATGGCCAGAAGCAGTTCCTGGAGATCGGCATGCTGCTGATGCAGGAGCCGCACCTGCTGCTGCTCGACGAGCCGGTGGCGGGCATGACTGACGCCGAAACCGAGTTCACCGCCGAGCTGTTCAAGTCGCTGGCGCGCAAGCACTCGCTGATGGTGGTGGAGCACGACATGGGCTTCGTCGGCTCCATCGCCGACCACGTCACCGTGCTGCACCAGGGCAGCGTGCTGGCCGAAGGCTCGCTGGAACAGGTACAGAACGATGAGCGGGTGATCGAGGTTTATCTGGGTCGCTGA
- the ureC gene encoding urease subunit alpha, which produces MKISRQAYADMFGPTVGDKVRLADTDLWIEVEKDFTTYGEEVKFGGGKVIRDGMGQGQLCAADVVDTLITNALIIDHWGIVKADVGLKDGRIAAIGKAGNPDIQPDVTIAIGAGTEVIAGEGMILTAGGIDTHIHFICPQQIEEALMSGVTTMIGGGTGPATGTNATTCTSGPWHMARMLQAADAFPMNLGFTGKGNASLPEPLIEQVKAGAIGLKLHEDWGTTPAAIDNCLSVADEYDVQVAIHTDTLNESGFVETTLGAFKGRTIHTYHTEGAGGGHAPDIIKACGFPNVLPSSTNPTRPFTRNTIDEHLDMLMVCHHLDPSIAEDVAFAESRIRRETIAAEDILHDLGAFSMISSDSQAMGRVGEVITRTWQTADKMKQQRGPLPEDAPGNDNFRAKRYIAKYTINPAITHGISHEVGSIEVGKWADLVLWRPAFFGVKPTLILKGGAIAASLMGDANASIPTPQPVHYRPMFASYGGSRHATSITFISQAAFDAGVPQQLGLKKKIGVVKGCREVQKTDLIHNGYLPNIEVDPQNYQVKADGQLLWCEPADVLPMAQRYFLF; this is translated from the coding sequence ATGAAGATTTCCCGCCAAGCCTACGCCGACATGTTCGGCCCCACCGTCGGCGACAAGGTGCGCCTGGCCGACACCGACCTGTGGATCGAAGTGGAGAAGGACTTCACCACCTACGGCGAAGAAGTGAAATTCGGCGGCGGCAAGGTGATCCGCGACGGCATGGGCCAGGGCCAACTGTGCGCCGCCGACGTGGTCGACACCCTGATCACCAACGCGCTGATCATCGACCACTGGGGCATCGTCAAAGCCGACGTCGGCCTCAAGGACGGGCGCATCGCCGCCATCGGCAAGGCCGGCAACCCGGATATCCAACCGGACGTGACCATCGCCATCGGCGCCGGCACCGAGGTGATCGCCGGTGAAGGCATGATCCTCACCGCGGGCGGCATCGACACCCACATCCACTTCATCTGCCCGCAGCAGATCGAAGAAGCGTTGATGAGCGGCGTCACCACCATGATCGGCGGCGGCACCGGGCCGGCCACCGGCACCAACGCCACCACCTGCACCTCCGGGCCGTGGCACATGGCGCGCATGCTGCAGGCCGCCGACGCCTTCCCGATGAACCTGGGCTTTACCGGCAAGGGTAACGCCTCGCTGCCCGAGCCCTTGATCGAGCAGGTCAAGGCTGGCGCCATCGGCCTCAAACTGCACGAAGACTGGGGCACCACCCCGGCCGCCATCGACAACTGCCTGAGCGTGGCCGATGAATACGACGTGCAGGTGGCGATCCACACCGATACCCTCAATGAATCCGGCTTCGTCGAGACCACCCTCGGCGCGTTCAAGGGCCGCACCATTCACACCTATCACACCGAAGGTGCCGGCGGCGGTCACGCGCCGGACATCATCAAGGCCTGCGGCTTCCCCAACGTGCTGCCGTCCTCGACCAACCCGACGCGCCCGTTCACCCGCAATACCATCGACGAACACCTGGACATGCTCATGGTCTGCCACCACCTCGACCCGAGCATCGCCGAGGACGTGGCCTTCGCAGAATCGCGTATCCGCCGCGAGACCATCGCCGCCGAAGACATCCTGCATGACCTCGGCGCCTTTTCCATGATCAGTTCCGACAGCCAGGCCATGGGCCGCGTCGGCGAGGTGATCACCCGTACCTGGCAGACCGCAGACAAGATGAAGCAGCAGCGCGGCCCGCTGCCCGAAGACGCACCCGGTAACGACAACTTCCGCGCCAAGCGCTACATCGCCAAGTACACCATCAACCCGGCGATCACCCACGGCATCAGCCACGAAGTCGGCTCGATCGAAGTGGGTAAATGGGCCGACCTGGTGCTGTGGCGCCCGGCCTTTTTCGGCGTCAAGCCGACGCTGATCCTAAAAGGCGGGGCGATTGCCGCCAGCCTGATGGGCGATGCCAACGCCTCGATCCCGACGCCACAACCGGTGCACTACCGGCCGATGTTCGCCAGCTACGGCGGCAGCCGCCATGCCACTAGCATCACCTTCATCAGCCAGGCGGCATTCGACGCTGGTGTACCGCAGCAGCTCGGGCTGAAGAAGAAAATCGGTGTGGTCAAAGGCTGCCGCGAGGTGCAGAAGACCGACCTGATCCACAACGGCTACCTGCCGAATATCGAGGTCGATCCGCAGAACTATCAGGTCAAGGCCGACGGCCAGTTGCTCTGGTGCGAGCCGGCCGACGTGCTGCCGATGGCGCAGCGCTATTTCCTGTTCTGA
- the urtE gene encoding urea ABC transporter ATP-binding subunit UrtE: protein MLQVQQLHQYYGGSYILRGLSFDVKVGEVTCLLGRNGVGKTTLLKCLMGLIPAKDGSVQWEGKAITGFKPHQRVHAGIAYVPQGREIFGRLTVEENLLMGLSRFPGSQAKAVPDFIYELFPVLREMKHRRGGDLSGGQQQQLAIGRALASQPRLLILDEPTEGIQPSVIKEIGVVIKKLAARGDMAILLVEQFYDFAAELADQYLVMSRGEIVQQGRGENMEAEGVRGLVAI, encoded by the coding sequence ATGCTGCAAGTCCAACAACTCCACCAGTATTACGGCGGCAGCTACATCCTCCGTGGCCTGTCGTTCGACGTGAAGGTCGGCGAAGTCACCTGCCTGCTCGGCCGCAACGGCGTGGGTAAGACCACCCTGCTCAAATGCCTGATGGGCCTGATCCCGGCCAAGGACGGCAGCGTGCAATGGGAAGGTAAGGCCATCACCGGCTTCAAACCGCACCAGCGCGTACACGCCGGCATCGCCTACGTGCCGCAGGGCCGCGAGATCTTCGGCCGCCTGACGGTGGAAGAGAACCTGCTGATGGGCCTGTCACGCTTTCCCGGCAGCCAGGCCAAGGCCGTGCCGGATTTCATCTACGAGCTGTTCCCGGTGCTGCGCGAAATGAAGCATCGCCGTGGTGGTGACCTCTCCGGTGGCCAGCAGCAACAGTTGGCCATCGGCCGCGCCCTGGCCAGCCAGCCGCGCCTGTTGATCCTCGACGAGCCCACCGAAGGCATCCAGCCGTCGGTGATCAAGGAGATCGGCGTGGTGATCAAGAAGCTCGCCGCTCGCGGCGACATGGCCATCCTGCTGGTGGAGCAGTTCTATGACTTCGCCGCCGAGCTTGCCGACCAGTACCTGGTGATGAGCCGTGGCGAGATCGTCCAGCAGGGCCGTGGTGAAAACATGGAAGCCGAAGGTGTGCGCGGGTTGGTGGCGATCTGA
- a CDS encoding GNAT family N-acetyltransferase, with product MSYSIVDASEADLPGILAIYNDAVQHTTAIWNETLVDLANRRAWLTERTAAGFPVLVARDAGGAVLGYASYGTWRSIEGFRQTVEHSVYVRADQRGQGLGPALMQALIERARAANLHVMVAAIESENAASIRLHQRLGFVTTGQMPQVGRKFGRWLDLTFMQLILE from the coding sequence ATGAGCTATTCCATAGTCGACGCCAGCGAAGCCGACCTGCCTGGCATCCTCGCCATCTACAACGACGCGGTGCAGCACACCACGGCGATCTGGAACGAGACGCTGGTGGATCTGGCCAACCGCCGCGCCTGGCTGACCGAACGCACGGCAGCCGGCTTCCCGGTACTGGTGGCGCGTGATGCAGGCGGCGCGGTACTCGGCTACGCCAGCTACGGCACCTGGCGCAGCATCGAAGGTTTTCGCCAGACCGTCGAGCACTCGGTCTACGTGCGCGCCGACCAACGCGGCCAAGGGCTCGGCCCAGCGCTGATGCAGGCGCTGATCGAGCGCGCCCGCGCCGCCAACCTGCACGTCATGGTCGCCGCCATCGAGTCGGAAAATGCCGCCTCGATTCGCCTGCACCAGCGCCTCGGCTTCGTCACCACCGGGCAGATGCCCCAGGTCGGGCGCAAGTTCGGGCGCTGGCTGGATCTGACTTTCATGCAACTGATTCTGGAGTGA